TCTGGGCGGCTACGGCGAGGGCGGCATCGTCACGACGACCTGCGACGAGGTCTATGAGAAGCTGACGCTGCTGCGCAACCACGGGCACCTGTCCAAGTACGAGCACGCCATCATCGGCTACAACGCGCGTCTGGATGAGATTCAGGCGGCGATGCTGCGCGTGAAGATGAAGCACCTGGATGCGTGGAATGACCGGCGCCGCGAGCTGTCGGCCATGTACACCGAGCGGCTGAAGGACCTGCCGCTGGTCACGCCCTATGAGGCGCCTGGTGTACACCATGTGTACCACCTGTACTGCATCCGGACCAAGAAGCGGGACGAGCTGGCGGCGGCCTTCCAGGAGGCCCACATCGGGCACTCGCTACACTACAAGGCACCGGCCAACACTCAGCCGGCCTGCAAGCCCTACGGTCTCGACCAGGCGAAGCTGCCCGTCACCATGGCGCTGGCGCAGGAGACGATCCAGCTTCCGATGCACCCGCTGCTCAAGGAGTCGGAGATCGACTACGTGTGCGACGTGGTGCGCAAGGTCGTCGGCTAGTCCGAAGGCCCCGATCAGAGAGAGGCAATCTGGCCGCCCGAGGCAGAGTCCCACGCTTCGGGCGGTTTTCGATTCCCGGTGAGGAGAGCCGGTCCGCAGTTCCTCGAGGCAGGAGCCCCTTTCGACCCTCGGGCTTGATTTCCGTCCTGTGCTGGTCCATTATTAGGCGTCGTATGGGAGGAGGCCGGAAGTCCGGCCTCCAGGGCGCCACTGGCGCCACACCACGATTTCCCCAGGGAGGGTATCTCCATGGCAGTACGAGTTGGCTTCATCGGCGCCGGTGGGATGAACTCATCGCACATGCGTAACCTGGCCCAGATCAAGGACGCAGAGATCGTCGCCATCTGTGACCTGCAGGAAGAGCGGGCCAAGCAGCGTGCGGAGGAGTACGGCGCGGAGGCATACACCTGCTGGAAGAAGATGCTCAAGGATGCCAAAATGGACGCCCTGTACGTAGCCGTCCCGCCCTTCGCGCACGAGGGTCAGGAGCAGGCTGCTGCCGAACTGGGCATCCACTTGTTCGTGGAGAAGCCCGTGGCCGTCAACATCGAGACGGCTCAGTCCGTGCTCAGCGCCATCAAGAAGGCCGGTGTCATCGCGACCGCCGGGTTCCAGGACCGCTACCAGGACACCGTCGCCCTCATGAAGGGCCTCCTCGCCAAGAACAAGCCCGCGATGGTCATGGGCTACTGGATCGGCGGAATGCCGGGTGTGCCGTGGTGGCGCGTGAAGGCGCAGTCGGGTGGCCAGGCCGTCGAGCAGACCATCCACACCTTCGACATGGCCCGCTACCTGCTGGGCGAGGTCAAGAGCGTACAGTGCACCTGGTCCACGGGCCTCATGACCGAGGTGCCCAACTACGACGTTGAGGACGCCACCTGCGTGAACTTGCAGTTCGAGAGCGGCGTGTGCGGCACGATCTTCTCCGGCTGCTTCCTCAAGGGTCTCGGTGGCAAGGTGGGTCTGGACATCTGGTGCCAGGCCATGCGGATCGAGTACGCCGGCCGCAAGCAGGTTACCGTCATGGAGCCCGAAAAGGAGCCCGTAGTCACTCAGGTCGGCAACACTCCGGGCCTCGACTTCGACACGACCTTCATGAAGGCCGTGGCTGCCGCCGGCAAGGACGCCAAAGCGGCCCAGGCCATGCTCAAGAGCAGCTACGCCGATGCCTGCCGCAGTCTCGCCGTGCCGCTGGCGGCCAACGAGTCCATCGCGACCGGCGCCGTGGTCGAGCCCGTGAAGTTCGAGGACTAAAGCGGCCTCACAATTGCAGAGCTACCAGGGCCACTCCCTTGCGGAGTGGCCCTTTCGTTTGGGTTGCGAAGATCGCTATAATGGGGGAGCAGTCGGATCCCCTGAAAGGACACGCATCAGTATGCCTGCATCGGTGGACCCTGCCATTTTCCGCGCCTATGACATCCGGGGCAAGGTCGGAGAGCAGATCACACCCGAGGCCGTGCGGCTCATTGCCCGGGCCTACGCCACCCGCTTCGTCGACCGGCCCAAGCCCACCATCGCCGTCAGTCGCGACCTGCGCACCTCCTCGGAGGAACTGGCGAGCGCGGCGATCGAGGGGATCCTGAGCACCGGGGTCAACGTGGTTGATGTCGGGCAGGCGCCGACACCCGGACTGTACTTCGCCATCGGTCTGTGGGGTCTGGACGGCGGCATGGGCATCACCGCCAGTCACCGGCCGCCCGAAGACAACGGCATCAAGGTCCGCATGGGCGACGGGCCCTTCTTCGGCGACGATCTCCAGCTGTTGAAGGACGAGGTCCTTGCCGGGAACTTCGCCGGCGGCCAGGGGAGCTACGAGCAGCGAGACTTCTACCCGGACTACTTCCGGCTGGCCTGCCAACAACTGCACATCGACCGTCCGCTGCGCCTCGTGCTGGACCTGGGCAACGGCTGCGGGACTCTCACCGCTCCGCGGCTGCTGCGGGAGCTCGGCTGCGACGTGACCACGGTCTTCGAGGAGCCCGACGGCAACTTCCCCGGACGCGGACCCGACCCCACTCACCCCGGCGCCATGGATACGCTGAAGAGTCGTGTTGTGGAGCTGGGGGCCGAACTCGGCGTGGCCATCGATGCCGACGGGGACCGGGTCGCGATCGTCGACCACACCGGGCAGGTTGTCGAGCCCGATCAGTATGTGCTTCCCGTCTGCCGCGAGGTGCTGGCGCAAGGTCCGGCGACCTTTGTCTCCGAGGTGCGGTGCTCGCAGTCCATCGTCGACGACATTCGCGCTCACGGCGGCGACATCAACCTCGTAGCAGTCGGGTATCCCTTCATCCTCGAAGCAATGAGGGAGCATGGCTCGCCCGTGGGCTTTGAGACCACCGGGCACTGCTACTTCAAGGATCCCTACTTCAAGTTTGATGACGCCAGCTTCGCCGCCGCGCGGATTCTCGGAGCCATATCGCGCAGCAGCGAGAACCTGCACGATCTCGTCGCCTCGGCGCCGAAGTACTACCCGGCCGATCCACCGCGGATAGCCTGCCCGGATGACCGTAAGTTTGCGCTGGTGGAAGAGGTGGCTGAGAGCTACCGGGGCACCCATGACCTCAGCGAAGTCGACGGGGTGAGGATTCAGTACCCGGACGGCTGGGCGGTCCTGCGAGCCTCCAACACCGGGGCAGAGCTGGTGCTTCGCTGGGAAGGTAGCAGTCCGGAGGCACGAGACCGAATCGGTGAGGAGCTTATGGGGCGCCTCAAGGAGCGGCTGTAAGGGGTGGCCTGAGGAGCAGAGGCACCGGCGGCCCCTCTTAGGGCTCCCGGACACTGGTGACAAGTCATGGCAAGTCTGGCCCAGAAACGTCGTCTCGATACCACGCTCGGAGCGCCGATCTGCACGATCCTGAATCTGCTCGCGCGGATCCTGGGCGCAATCCTTCGGCGTGACCACTCGCTTGCCAGGCCGCCACGACGCATCCTGGTCATCAAGCTGGTCGGCCTGGGCAGCGTAGTACACTCGACGCTGCTGCTGCGGGCGCTCAAGGCGAAGTACCCCGAGGCGACGCTGGGGTTCCTGTGCTTCCGGGAGCTGCGCGGCCTGTTAGGGCGCATCGAGGACGTCGACGAGATCCTCTCGCTCGATGATAGCTCCTACTGGCGGCTGCTGCGCAGTGTGCTCGGGTTCATCTGGGGCTCCTGGCGGCGGCCCTTCGACCTGGTCATCGACCTCGAAGTGCACTCCAAGTTTTCCACCATCCTGTCCACTCTCACCTGCGGCCGGGATCGCGCGGGCTACTACGTCATCACCACGCGCTTCCGCAGTGGCCTGTACACGCATCTGGTATACTACAACCGCTATCGGCACGTGCAGGAGGCCTACCGGCAGTTGGGCCGTGCCCTTGGGGTCGAGGCCGGAGTCGGCCAGCCTCTCGCACCGCGGCTTACGGAGGAAGAGCGCGACTTCGCCGAGAAGCTGCTGGAGCAGTGGCAGGTCGGGAATCGGCACCTGCTGCTGGTGAATGTGAATGCCGGTGACCTGTGCCTGGAACGGCGCTGGGAGCCCTGGAAGTTCGCGCGGGTGATGGAGGTCTTCGCCGCCCGGGAGGGCGTGGTCGTGGTCATGACCGGCTCGGCGGCCGAGCAGGCCTACACGGAGTCGGTGCGGCAGAGGGTCGATGAATCGGTCCGCGGCCGGGTGGTGAACTCCGCCGGTACCATGGGCTTCGGCCAGTACCTGGCACTTTTGGCCCGCTCCGGGGCGTTGCTTACCAATGACAGCGGGCCGCTGCACCTGGCGGCGTCTTTCGGCGTGTCCACGGTCTCGCTGTGGGGCCCCGGACTGCCCGCGACCTATCAGCCGCTGGTGGGCAATCACCGTGCCCTGTGCCGGGACACCTACTGCTCGCCCTGCCTGTACTGGGTGGATGAGCTGCCCTGTGCAGGCGACAATGTATGCATGCAGAGGATCAGTTGGCAGGAAGTTGCCGCCGCAACGGCGGAGGTGCTGGGCCTTAGCGTGACCCATCCTGAGGCCGACGAGACGACTGCGCAGGAAGCGGAGACGAAGGCCGAAGGCTACTTCGTGCGCCGGTCGGTTCCGCCGCCGCAGAACGGCTAGACGGGACACCGCAACGGTCGCGACGACACCTGCGCTTGTGCCTCCTTGATGTAACCCGCAAAGGACTCTCGACCATGCCGGACGCAGCCTCCGACAGCCTGAGCACCGAGACGACCACAGAGCCGCGACCGGTGGCGCAGTGGGAGCCTCGCCGTGACCCGCTGGTCTGGCTGATCGTGATCGTGTACTTCGCCCTGGCCGTGACCACGGGCTTCGTGCATGAACTGGGCTATGCGCCGGACGAGACGAGCCGGCACTATCCCTACGTGCAGTGGCTGGCGAAGGAGCACCGGATTCCGCCGGCCGACTACTCGCAGCCGGCGGCGCCTCTCAACCTGCATCCCCCGCTGTACTACCTGGCCATGGTTCCCGTGTACCTGCTGGCCGCTCCCTATGGTAACCGGGTGGCTTTGCGAGCACTGCGGCTGACCTCGCCCTTCCTGATCCTTCCCGTGATACTGATGTGGTTCGGCGTGATTCGGCGTGCCTGCGGCAACGACCGCAGGACGACGCTGTTCGCCTTCGCCCTCACCGCCTGGTGGCCGAACCTGTTTGTGGATGCCGGGATGCTCAATAACGACGTGGGCACGCTGCTGATCCTCTCGGGGTTGCTGTACCTGATCGTCGCGAAGCAGTGGCAGTCTCGCAGCCTGGGCTCGGCGGCTTTGTGGGGTGCGCTCTTGGGTGTGGGCGGACTGGTGAAGACCTCGGTGCCGGTGGCCGGGGTCCCCGTGGTCGCTGTGGCCCTGGTCTGGCAGCATGGGCGCAGCTTCTGGCGTGATGGCCGCTTCTGGACACGGGGCATGCTGGCCGCAGCGACCTGCGTCGCCCTCTGCGGCTGGTGGTTCCTGCGCAACCTGGAGCTGTTCGGCTCCCTCACCTGCATCACCCGCTCGATGGGCTTTTGCATGATCCCGGCGGGCCTCTCGAACTGGGACGCGATCGTGATGGGGATCGCCGGAAAGCTCCTGCTGCGGGCCATCAACGGCCTGTGGGTGAGTGTCTTCGCGGGTGCCGTGTGGTTCCCGGACTGGTCGCACCCGGTGGTGTACGGGGTGCTGCGTCTGCTGACCGCCCTCGGCGTGATCGGAGTAGTCGTCGGGCTGTGGCGGCTGAAGACCGGCAAGGTGCACTTCGCGCCGGGCCAGGTCGAGGCGATTCTGCTGCCCGTGATCGGCTTCGCGGTGCTGTACCTGTCCGACCTTCATGTGTCGGTGTTCGTCCACGCGGGCTTCTACCAGGGCGGCCGCTACCTGCTGCCCTTCCTGCCCGGTCTGACGATCCCGCTGGCCCTGGGGCTGCGACAGCTCTGCCCCGCACGGGCTCGGAACGGCCTGGGCATCGTCGTGGCCCTGTTCTTCCTGTGCCTCAACTTCCTGTCCTGGTATCACATCATCACCTACTGGAATCCCTACGTGCTGCAGACCGCCGGACGGTTCCAGTAGCCTGCGGATGAGACGACCCACAAGCCCACCATGAGCGATCCACAGCAGACCCCTCCCCAAACCGAGACGAGTACCGCACCTTCCGCTGAGCCCCGTAGCGAAGGGCTTTGGCATGGCCTCTTCGCCCTGGTGCTGGTGGTGTACCTGGCGCTGGGCAGCTACCTGGTCGCGATCCTGCCGCTGTGGGGCGGCGTGGCGGATGAGCCGATCCACTTCGGCTACTGCAAGTACATCGCGGTAAAGGGCCATCTGCCCGCGCTGTGGGATCACATCACCGACGACCTGCACTACTACTACCTCGCGCCGGGCGCCGGAGAGGCCGCTCACCACCCGCCCTCCTACTACCTGCTGGGCTCTCTCGTATGTCGGGCGTTCCTGCACACCCCGCTGCCGGTGCAGAACTACGCTGTACGGGCGATGTCCCTGCTGTTAGGGTTCCTGTCGCTGTGCTTCCTGTATCCGGCCTTCCGGCTTCTGCTGCCCAGGCGGCCGGAGCTTGCGGTGGCGGCTGTTGCCTTTGTCGCCGTATTCCCGCAGCGCCTCCTGATGTGCTCCATCATCGCGCCCGAGGCTTCGGGGATCTTCGCTGCCTCGGCGGCCCTGTGGATGTTCGCCCACTATCGCGCAACGCCACAACGCTGGGGCTGGCTCTGGGGTGCCGGTGCGATGGCCGGCATGATGGCGCTGACGAAGTCGACCTTGCTGCCCTTCTGCGTAGCGTTCTTCGTGACGGCACTCGTGCTGCCGCTGCAGTCCGGGCTGAGTCGCCGGGAGAAAAGCCTCGCGATCGGCGGGTTCATCCTGTGCGGCGCCCTGGTGTGCCTCTGGTGGTATGTCCGCAATATCGTGGAGTACGGCCAGCTCGTGCCGACCTCTGTCACCCCGGGGAGCCTCGACACCGCGGTCAAGGTCGCCGGTGGGCCGGACATGATCGCGCTGCTGTTCCTCCCGCGAGGCCGGTTCTACTACAAGCTGGCGGTCACAGGCATCTTCTGGTACTTCTGGTCCCCGAGCGACTGGATCCCGGCAGGCCTCCGGCCGATCTTCCTTGCTGTGGCGGCCCTGACCTGGATCGGCGCAATCGTCGGAATCTGGTGGGGACGCAGACGGCGCGAACCGCTCCTGGACAGCCTCTGGCAGCCGATCCTGCTGCCCTTCCTGTGGGCGATTCCGCTGCTATTCATCTTCTATCTGCGCTGGACGGTCACGACCTGCATCCAGGCCCACGCGGAGTTCGGCAAGTTCGTGATGCCGGTCCTGGGCTACCTGACTCTGCTGCTGGCCCTGGGGCTCAATAGCCTCTTTGGCCGCAGAGCCGCCCTCCTGCTGGTAGCCTTCGCGCTGTTCTTTGTGGCCTGGGACCTGGTGGCCTATCACAATCTCGCAACGGTGCTCATTCCAGCGCATGCTGGTGACTGGACCCCGCCGCCCTATTGAGAAGCCGGAGACAGAGGTGGAGTGGAGGAAGGTCGGCGGGCCTTTGAGAAGGCTTGGGGAAGGCTGTTTCCTCACTACACGGCCCTGATCGATGCCGAAGGTGGGATGACCGATGGCCCAGGACCATGTATATGACCTCGCTATTCTGGGAGGCGGACCGGGAGGATTGACCGCCGCCGTCTACGCCTCCCGCAAGCAACTCGACGTCGTCATGATCACCGGCGACATCGGCGGTCAGACGAACCTCACGCAGGACATCGAGAACTACATGGGGTTCCGCTTCATCAGCGGGCAGGAGCTGGCGGACAAGTTCCGCGAGCAGGTCGAGCAGTTCCCGATCAAGATCATGCTCGGCAAGCTGGCGGAGGGGGTTCAGCAGGAGGGCAAGCTCTTCCGGATCGCGGTGAGCGGCAAGGAAGAAGTCGTCGCTCGCACGGTCATCATCGCTACGGGCAAGCGTTCACGGACGCTCGGGGTGCCCGGTGAGAAGGAGCTTGTCGGCCGCGGCGTCAGCTTCTGCTCCATCTGCGACGGCCCCTTCTTCCGCGACCAGCGTGTCGCGGTCGTCGGTGGCGGGAACTCGGGAATCACCGCCGTCATCGACCTGCTCAAGGTGGCGCGGGAGATCACCGTCCTAGAGATCACCGATACCTGGCGCGCCGACCCTGTGCTGCTTGAGCGTGCGCGGGCTTCCGAGAAGGTCCGCTGGCTTGCCGGGCATCGAGTGGTGCGGATCGAGGGAACGGAAGAGGTCACGGGGATCGTCGTTACGCCAACTGCCGGCGGCCCAGAGGAGCTCATCAAGCTGGAGGGCGTGTTCCTGGAGATCGGCCTGCAGCCGAATACCGGCTTCCTCAAGGGCTTTGTGGAGCTCAACGAGTACGGAGAGGTCGTCATCGACTCCCGCTGCCGGACCAGCATCCCGGGGGTCCTGGCTGCCGGCGATGTGACCAACACGCCGGAGAAGCAGATCATCGTCGCTGCCGGAGAGGGCGCCAAAGCGGCCCTGGGAGTCTACCAGTACCTGCTGGGCGTGGAGGATGTTCGGCAACTGCAGACCTGGTAGGCCAGGATCGCGCACAGCTTCTGCGGGAGCCGGCTTCCGTGGTCGGCTCCCTTGCTCTTGTCAGCCATTTCTTGCCTCGGAGTCTGGAAGACCACGCCTATGATCTCGCGGGTGCTGCTTTGGATTCGCGCCGCTCGTGTGCCCTTCTTCACCGGGAGCGTCATGCCGGTATGTGTGTGCAGTGCCATGGCCTGGTACGAGACCGGGCGCTTCCACTGGGGCTACTGGCTGGTGACCGTGGTGTCGATGATGCTGATTCACGCCGGGGCGAATCTGGCCAACGACTACTTCGACCACCTCAGCGGCAATGACCCCGCGAACACGGAGTTCGTGAACCCCTTCACGGGCGGCAGTCGCGTGATCCAGGACCTGGAGGTCTGGCCGCTAGATGTGCTCTGGGCTGCCCTGCTCTGCCTGGGTGCCGGGAGCCTGCTAGGGCTGTACCTGGTGTATGCGCGAGGCCTGTGGATCCTGGCAATCGGCCTGGTGGGTGTGATCTCGGCCTTCTGCTACAGTGGCCCGCCGCTGCGGTTGGGCTATCGCGGCGTCGGCGAGTTGTTCATCTTCCTGGACTTCGGGATTCTGCCTGCGCTCGGGGCCTACTACGTGCAGGCGCAGACCTTCTCCTGGGGAGCAATCGCGGCGGGACTGCCCAACGCTCTGCTCATCACGGCGGTCCTGTTCATCAACCAGTTCCAGGACATGCGGGCCGATATGGTGGCCGACAAGCGGCACTGGGTTGTGCGGCTGGGGCGGAAGCGTGCCCGGTGGTACTACTATGCGCTCGTGACGGCAGCTCCCTTGTGCGTGATCGGCGGCGTTATCCTCGGATGGCTGCCGACAACGGCAATGATCGGCGTGGGTGGAGGTGTGCTCCTGCCGGGGATGATCTGGACGGCAGGGAGGTACTACGACGAGCCGGCGGAGCTTGCCCCGGCCAATGCCTCGACGATCGTCATGCACCTGCTGACGGGTGTGCTGCTCACGGTCGGCATCCTGCTGGGCGGCACGGCGTGAGTACCCCGACTGCCGAGTGGCCACGCTCTAGAGCCCAAGCTCCGCACTGATCTCGCGCATCGACTCAATCGTGAACTGGATATGCTCGGAGAGGTCGATGCCGAGCTCGTCGGCGCCTCGCTGGAGGTCCTCGCGACTCACGGCAGCGGCGAAGGACTTGTCCTTCATCTTCTTGCGCACAGACTTGGCCTCGAGGTCGCTCAGACTCCGCGACGGCCGCACAAGTGCGCAGGCGATGATGAAGCCCGTTAGCTCATCCACAGCAAAGAGGGCCTTGCGCAGGGGAGTATCCAGGGGCACGCCGGTGAAGGGCGCATGGGCCAGGACATCCTGGACGAGCGCTTCGTCGACGCCGCGCTCCCGGAGAATCTCGGAGCCCTTCAGCGGGTGATCGGGAAGCTGCGGGTGGATCTCCCAATCGAAGTCATGCAGCAGCCCCACGACCCCCCAGTACTCCTCGTCTCCACCCAGCTTCCGAGCGTAACCGCGCATCGCGGCCTCCACGGCATAGGCGTGCTTGCGCAGGCTGTCGGTCTGCGTGAACTCGTGCAGGATCGTCAGGGCCTCGTCGCGCGTCATCGCTATCCCTCCCACGACTGCCTCGAAACGGGAACCGGCGGAGCCTTCCCCGGTTACAGCTTCCGCACCTGCACCCGGTAGCTCCCACCCGACACAGTGACCAGAAGGTAGTGGTAGTAGCCGCCGCGAGAGGCCTGCGCATAGAGCGGCGCACCACCTCCGGCGGTGATCACGTAGTCCACCCCGTCCTTCTCCTTGCGGCTGAACAGGTGCTCGTGGCCCGCGAAGACGCAGTCCACACCCTCGCGGACAAAGAGAGCGTGCAGGGCGTCGCGCTCCTGGGGATGCTGGTCGAGGCTGCTGCCGATGTGCACGCTGACCGGATACAGCGGCTGGTGCAGGGCCACGAAGGTCAGCGCCGCCGCGCGATTCGCGGCGAGGTCCTGCTTGAGCCAGGCGAGTTGCTTGCTGCCGATGCGACCACTCAGGCCCGGCTCCTCGGTGTCGAGGAGGATGAAATGGCAGGCACCGCGGTTGAAGCTGTAGTAGCCGGCGTCGAAGTACTGGCAGAAGACCCGGTGGTTGTA
The window above is part of the Armatimonadia bacterium genome. Proteins encoded here:
- a CDS encoding Gfo/Idh/MocA family oxidoreductase, which encodes MAVRVGFIGAGGMNSSHMRNLAQIKDAEIVAICDLQEERAKQRAEEYGAEAYTCWKKMLKDAKMDALYVAVPPFAHEGQEQAAAELGIHLFVEKPVAVNIETAQSVLSAIKKAGVIATAGFQDRYQDTVALMKGLLAKNKPAMVMGYWIGGMPGVPWWRVKAQSGGQAVEQTIHTFDMARYLLGEVKSVQCTWSTGLMTEVPNYDVEDATCVNLQFESGVCGTIFSGCFLKGLGGKVGLDIWCQAMRIEYAGRKQVTVMEPEKEPVVTQVGNTPGLDFDTTFMKAVAAAGKDAKAAQAMLKSSYADACRSLAVPLAANESIATGAVVEPVKFED
- a CDS encoding phosphomannomutase/phosphoglucomutase translates to MPASVDPAIFRAYDIRGKVGEQITPEAVRLIARAYATRFVDRPKPTIAVSRDLRTSSEELASAAIEGILSTGVNVVDVGQAPTPGLYFAIGLWGLDGGMGITASHRPPEDNGIKVRMGDGPFFGDDLQLLKDEVLAGNFAGGQGSYEQRDFYPDYFRLACQQLHIDRPLRLVLDLGNGCGTLTAPRLLRELGCDVTTVFEEPDGNFPGRGPDPTHPGAMDTLKSRVVELGAELGVAIDADGDRVAIVDHTGQVVEPDQYVLPVCREVLAQGPATFVSEVRCSQSIVDDIRAHGGDINLVAVGYPFILEAMREHGSPVGFETTGHCYFKDPYFKFDDASFAAARILGAISRSSENLHDLVASAPKYYPADPPRIACPDDRKFALVEEVAESYRGTHDLSEVDGVRIQYPDGWAVLRASNTGAELVLRWEGSSPEARDRIGEELMGRLKERL
- a CDS encoding glycosyltransferase family 9 protein gives rise to the protein MASLAQKRRLDTTLGAPICTILNLLARILGAILRRDHSLARPPRRILVIKLVGLGSVVHSTLLLRALKAKYPEATLGFLCFRELRGLLGRIEDVDEILSLDDSSYWRLLRSVLGFIWGSWRRPFDLVIDLEVHSKFSTILSTLTCGRDRAGYYVITTRFRSGLYTHLVYYNRYRHVQEAYRQLGRALGVEAGVGQPLAPRLTEEERDFAEKLLEQWQVGNRHLLLVNVNAGDLCLERRWEPWKFARVMEVFAAREGVVVVMTGSAAEQAYTESVRQRVDESVRGRVVNSAGTMGFGQYLALLARSGALLTNDSGPLHLAASFGVSTVSLWGPGLPATYQPLVGNHRALCRDTYCSPCLYWVDELPCAGDNVCMQRISWQEVAAATAEVLGLSVTHPEADETTAQEAETKAEGYFVRRSVPPPQNG
- a CDS encoding glycosyltransferase family 39 protein — its product is MSDPQQTPPQTETSTAPSAEPRSEGLWHGLFALVLVVYLALGSYLVAILPLWGGVADEPIHFGYCKYIAVKGHLPALWDHITDDLHYYYLAPGAGEAAHHPPSYYLLGSLVCRAFLHTPLPVQNYAVRAMSLLLGFLSLCFLYPAFRLLLPRRPELAVAAVAFVAVFPQRLLMCSIIAPEASGIFAASAALWMFAHYRATPQRWGWLWGAGAMAGMMALTKSTLLPFCVAFFVTALVLPLQSGLSRREKSLAIGGFILCGALVCLWWYVRNIVEYGQLVPTSVTPGSLDTAVKVAGGPDMIALLFLPRGRFYYKLAVTGIFWYFWSPSDWIPAGLRPIFLAVAALTWIGAIVGIWWGRRRREPLLDSLWQPILLPFLWAIPLLFIFYLRWTVTTCIQAHAEFGKFVMPVLGYLTLLLALGLNSLFGRRAALLLVAFALFFVAWDLVAYHNLATVLIPAHAGDWTPPPY
- a CDS encoding FAD-dependent oxidoreductase, whose product is MAQDHVYDLAILGGGPGGLTAAVYASRKQLDVVMITGDIGGQTNLTQDIENYMGFRFISGQELADKFREQVEQFPIKIMLGKLAEGVQQEGKLFRIAVSGKEEVVARTVIIATGKRSRTLGVPGEKELVGRGVSFCSICDGPFFRDQRVAVVGGGNSGITAVIDLLKVAREITVLEITDTWRADPVLLERARASEKVRWLAGHRVVRIEGTEEVTGIVVTPTAGGPEELIKLEGVFLEIGLQPNTGFLKGFVELNEYGEVVIDSRCRTSIPGVLAAGDVTNTPEKQIIVAAGEGAKAALGVYQYLLGVEDVRQLQTW
- the menA gene encoding 1,4-dihydroxy-2-naphthoate octaprenyltransferase; translated protein: MISRVLLWIRAARVPFFTGSVMPVCVCSAMAWYETGRFHWGYWLVTVVSMMLIHAGANLANDYFDHLSGNDPANTEFVNPFTGGSRVIQDLEVWPLDVLWAALLCLGAGSLLGLYLVYARGLWILAIGLVGVISAFCYSGPPLRLGYRGVGELFIFLDFGILPALGAYYVQAQTFSWGAIAAGLPNALLITAVLFINQFQDMRADMVADKRHWVVRLGRKRARWYYYALVTAAPLCVIGGVILGWLPTTAMIGVGGGVLLPGMIWTAGRYYDEPAELAPANASTIVMHLLTGVLLTVGILLGGTA
- a CDS encoding HDIG domain-containing metalloprotein; translation: MTRDEALTILHEFTQTDSLRKHAYAVEAAMRGYARKLGGDEEYWGVVGLLHDFDWEIHPQLPDHPLKGSEILRERGVDEALVQDVLAHAPFTGVPLDTPLRKALFAVDELTGFIIACALVRPSRSLSDLEAKSVRKKMKDKSFAAAVSREDLQRGADELGIDLSEHIQFTIESMREISAELGL
- a CDS encoding metallophosphoesterase, translated to MLLAVCAVALLSSYAFAQDLTSFNFAVFGDSRPGREHYSEIMRKLSADMATQRPIVVLGTGDYIEGSSKPDTLAYQWQGFFLAIAPLQAFGTIPVALAPGNHDILGSNYNHRVFCQYFDAGYYSFNRGACHFILLDTEEPGLSGRIGSKQLAWLKQDLAANRAAALTFVALHQPLYPVSVHIGSSLDQHPQERDALHALFVREGVDCVFAGHEHLFSRKEKDGVDYVITAGGGAPLYAQASRGGYYHYLLVTVSGGSYRVQVRKL